The Biomphalaria glabrata chromosome 6, xgBioGlab47.1, whole genome shotgun sequence genomic interval aaacttgcatgcaaaagttcatttgagtttttcccagcaaaccgtgagaaactttaatttttaacataaaacaattattttcttgtccacccacagctaatttcttgtaggacttatcccccccccctcgcacgcttctcacgggacgaatctccacgtaaaacattaactagcctctccagggcttacttttaattattgaccgctggaAGGTGACCAGCACACAACAAGTCGCTccgcggcctaataacttttcacacatatccccccccccgcaggatacacatcgctctaagaatagcattgcactcgggctggacagatacatattcgcttaagactttactctcacggtaggcaacgaatattgaccatctatctgacctgacgcctgacatctccggtacatcgatacatgtgagaaaatcagctagctttcttccccacccgttaagCGAAATGCcccaactatatatatagagacaaaaaactaaaaatacagGACTTGACAGAGACTGCGGCATTGCTAGAGTTGCAAGGGTCAGAGCGTTCTGAATACATCCGGCAAAAGCTGGAGGAATGGGAAAAGCTAGTAAGGGAAAAGGAAGCTGAAAGGGAGAAACGAGAATTCGAGTTGgcattagaaaaagaaaaactacaaCTCGAACACGAGAAACTCAAAAATGAACATGAAAGACTTAAAAATGAGCACGAGTTAGCCATGGAGCGGGAGAGACAGGCAACTGAGAGAGCTAAAATAGCTCAAGAGAATGAGACGGCTCGCACAGTCGCTGAATCTCAGCCTGCTAGCCCAGCTTCCAGCCAAGGGTCCTCAAGTAGCTCACCCAACATCCCTTTTGAGCCCTTCGATGAGAAGAGCGAAAGTGTTGAAGTTTATTTAACACGATTCGAAGAGGTGGCACGCTGTTATAGCTTGCCCAAggataggtggtgttttagaCTGGCTCAATGCCTTAGAGGCAAAGCTTACGAAGCTCCCCTCATACCAACGGGAGGACTTTGAAGCCCTAAAAGAGGCACTATTGGTTCAATTTGAGCTAACCTCTGACTCATACCATAAGAAGTTTTGAGGGTCCCGCCTTGAGCGCATAGAAACTTATGTCAATCTTTGCGACAGGCTGGACAAATACCTCGGGAAATGGCTAGCCCTAAGCAAAATGCCCGAAACATTTAAAGGTCTTAGAAACCTTATTCTGGCTGAGCAGCTTCGAGACTGCTTAACGCAGGAAACTCGAATATATGTCAATGAGCAACAGGTAATTGACCCTTCTGACATTGCAATTGCTGCAGACCGATATTTAGCTGCCAGACGTGACACTAAGACAAAGACGGAAGATTCAAAGCCCCAAGCAAGCACAAATAGAGCTAATTCCCACCAAGGGAAAAACAACCCACCCAACCACAAAAACAACCAGGCCGTTCATCCTCGCCCCAATACCCCGAACCCTGCTAATTATAGATCTTCTCACCCGCCCCCTAAACAATGGTGTAACTTCCATAAAATTAACTCGCACGACACTAAAGACTGTCGGAGCAGAGGTAAGCCCACCCATACTTTAAATAGTATACGCAATCCTGCACCGAATGATGCTGAAGCCCTCGTCTTGGCCGCAGTAAGCGCTCAGTCAGGTGAGTCTCCTCATCCCCCAAGTGTCGAAAAGGCGCTGGTCAACGGGAGAGCTGTGACTTGTCTCAACGACACAGGTTGCTTGGTGGAAGCTGTAGTTCGGGAGTCATTGGTAAGCCCAAGTGACTACATCGAGGAGACTACACAAATCCAAACAGTTGATTTGTAGAGTCCGCCCAAGACTCTACCTATGGCTCTCATAAATGTAGAGTCAAAATATGTCCGCGGTCGCATCAAAGCGATTGTGATGAAATCACCAGCTTATGATCTCATATTAGGCTGCCGATACGTGTTTCTAGGAACACCACCATACCCCAGCGTCTCTGCACCTGTTCTCACCAGATCACAGGTACAAGTGGAAGAATCTGACTCCCTCAAAGTCAATACCATTCCCACTGAGATTAGGGAAGCTCAGAAGCAAGACCCCTCGCTTCAAAAATATCTTAGGTTCGCCCAAGAAGGTGAACCCGCCCTTGGCAAGGCACAATTCTTCTTTAAAACAGGGCTAATATATCGACGAGGTAAAGAACCAGATGCCTGCAACCAGCTGGTTGTGCCCAAACCATACAGGGAGCAGGTTATGCAAACAGGTCATGCCTCCTCTTTAAGTGCCCATCAAGGTCAGAGCTCGACCCTCAACAGGATCCGATTCCATTACTTCTGGCCTGGCATGACCGAAAACATCAAACGATATGTCGCCTCATGTCCACAGTGCCAAAAGTTGTCACCAAAGAATCGCATTCCGCCCGTTCCTCTGGGAAAAACCCCTTTGATCGAATTTCCGTTTAAACGAGTATCTGTGGACATACTTGGTCCTCTACCCCGCACGAAGAAAAGAAACGCCTACATTCTTTGTGTCATATGTCAAGCATCAAGATGGCCAGAGGCCGCCCCTTTGTCAAGCATAGACTCTAAACATGTGGCTGAAGCTCTGTTCAATATGTTCACTCGGATAGGCTTTCCCGAAGAGATATTAACAGACAATGGTTCTCAGTTCACAGGGAAGTTAATGAAGGAGGTGTATGCTCTCTTTAATGCAAAACATCTCCGGTCTTCGGTATACCACCCCCAAGCAAATGGTCTTGTAGAACGGTTCAATCACACTTTGGTAACGATGCTTAAACGCCTCATCGATGATAAACCAGAAGAGTGGGACACTTACCTACCTGCTGCTTTATTCGCATACCGAGAGGTACCTCACGCCAGTCTAGGGTATTCGCCATACCAGATCATCTTTGGATCTCATCCCCGTGGCCCACTAGAAATCCTAAAACAAACTTGGACCAAAGATCAACTCAACGATGAAGTCAAAACGGTATCCAAATATGTGAAGGACCTCCAAGAAAGGCTTCAAGACATACGGTCCCTGGCTAGAAGCAACCTCATCAAGGCACGTAAGAGACAAGAGAAATACTACAACAGGAGGGCTAAAGAACGGTCACTCAATGTCGGAGATAAGGTTCTCTTATTACTGCCCAAGAACACAAACAAGTTACAGATTTGTTGGCAAGGCCCATTCGAGGTGATGAAAAAGGTATCGCCCACCAACTACGTCATTAAAGTCGGTCGCAAGGAGATGTCTTATCACGTGAACCTCCTCAAGCAGTACTTAGAGAGGCCTTCACAAACGGACCCTCCCCGAGACTTGATGGCTATAGCGGTGGCAGAGGATGTGAAAGAACCCAAAGACCTAGTGGAGTACCCCCTCCATGCAGTGGAGACACACGAGAACGTCACCATTAGTCCACAGCTAGACGCCGAGCAAACGGCCGAGGTCAAATCTATGCTGGGGGAGTTCCATGACGTCTTGTCGGATAAGCCTGGCAGAACATCGCTTGAGCGGTTTTCGATGAAGCTGTTAAGTGATGAGCCCATAAAAGTAAAGGCCTACCCTTTACCTCACGCCAAATCTGAGGTCATCAAACAAGAGGTGGAAGAGCTTCTAAAAGCTGGAATTATAGCGCCTTCGGTCTCTCCATACAACGCTCCAGTGGTGCTAGTTCGGAAGCCAGATGGAGGCCATCGCATGTGCATTGATTTTTTTCGACGCCTCAATGCAGTGGCTGAATTCCAAGCGGAGCCTCTTCCAGACCCAGCCACAATTTTTGCCAACTTAAGTCACGCTAGATATTTTAGCAAATTTGACTTAAGCCGAGGGTACTATCAAATAGAAGTTGAGCCAGAATGCAGACCTTTGCTAGCTTTTAGCACCCCACAAGGGCACTATGAATTTCAAACGGTCCCCTTTGGTCTGAATAACTCGTCTAGCGTGTTCACGCGTATGATGAGAAAGCTATTAGCTCCCATCGAAAGTCCAGGCATCCAAAATTTCATAGATGATATTCTGATCGCCACGGAGACCTGGTCCGAACACATAGCTCTCATCTCCTCCCTCTTGCTAAGGCTCTGCGAGACGGGTCTGACTGCTCGGCCCTCCAAATGTCTCATCGGTTTCACAAGACTCAAGTTCTTGGGCCATGTCATTCAAGAAAACCAGCTCATGCCAGACGAAGAAAAGGTTGCTCAATTACTTGAGGCTCCCAAGCCAATCACAAAAACTGGAGTGAGATCATTCCTCGGGATGTGTGGTTACTATCAAAAATTCATCCCACACTTCAACTCTATCGCTGCCCCACTGTCAGATCTAACAAAAAAGGATCGACCAGACAAGGTGACATGGAATGAGAAATGTGAGCTCGCATTCCAACGACTCAAGGAATGTTTCACTTCATCACCAGTGCTCAAGCTACCTGACCTGTCCCGCACTTTCGTGTTCAGGACAGACGCCAGTGGCTCTGGCCTGGGTGCAGTTCTGATGCAAACTGCCGAAGGATCCGGTGACACACTTTTCCCAGTAGCTTATGCAAGCCGTA includes:
- the LOC129926840 gene encoding uncharacterized protein LOC129926840: MALINVESKYVRGRIKAIVMKSPAYDLILGCRYVFLGTPPYPSVSAPVLTRSQVQVEESDSLKVNTIPTEIREAQKQDPSLQKYLRFAQEGEPALGKAQFFFKTGLIYRRGKEPDACNQLVVPKPYREQVMQTGHASSLSAHQGQSSTLNRIRFHYFWPGMTENIKRYVASCPQCQKLSPKNRIPPVPLGKTPLIEFPFKRVSVDILGPLPRTKKRNAYILCVICQASRWPEAAPLSSIDSKHVAEALFNMFTRIGFPEEILTDNGSQFTGKLMKEVYALFNAKHLRSSVYHPQANGLVERFNHTLVTMLKRLIDDKPEEWDTYLPAALFAYREVPHASLGYSPYQIIFGSHPRGPLEILKQTWTKDQLNDEVKTVSKYVKDLQERLQDIRSLARSNLIKARKRQEKYYNRRAKERSLNVGDKVLLLLPKNTNKLQICWQGPFEVMKKVSPTNYVIKVGRKEMSYHVNLLKQYLERPSQTDPPRDLMAIAVAEDVKEPKDLVEYPLHAVETHENVTISPQLDAEQTAEVKSMLGEFHDVLSDKPGRTSLERFSMKLLSDEPIKVKAYPLPHAKSEVIKQEVEELLKAGIIAPSVSPYNAPVVLVRKPDGGHRMCIDFFRRLNAVAEFQAEPLPDPATIFANLSHARYFSKFDLSRGYYQIEVEPECRPLLAFSTPQGHYEFQTVPFGLNNSSSVFTRMMRKLLAPIESPGIQNFIDDILIATETWSEHIALISSLLLRLCETGLTARPSKCLIGFTRLKFLGHVIQENQLMPDEEKVAQLLEAPKPITKTGVRSFLGMCGYYQKFIPHFNSIAAPLSDLTKKDRPDKVTWNEKCELAFQRLKECFTSSPVLKLPDLSRTFVFRTDASGSGLGAVLMQTAEGSGDTLFPVAYASRKLNQAESNYATIELECLALVWVIEKFQAFLYGKHFTLQTDHKPLSYLSSSKHLNARLMRWSLLLQPYSFQVEHVPGNENAAPDFLSRHCVLEPTGLNGYHPSVNLNN